Proteins encoded together in one Lathyrus oleraceus cultivar Zhongwan6 chromosome 5, CAAS_Psat_ZW6_1.0, whole genome shotgun sequence window:
- the LOC127080885 gene encoding protein MAIN-LIKE 2-like, whose protein sequence is MDEDTIMEVREDFMLSPTADSKPTFRKAHFLKPISNSIDEQPPFKFNPFSSFSSSVSQPMEWPLTIRFNGWRSPQTKWFRWVDQLKLKHESLWKKVGIFEAIMSTRCRINKSQDLLYGVVEKWCCETNTFVFPFGEATITLEDIMLLGGYPVLGDPVFISLEDQQMKEIEEKLDIARKELSKSKTGKARASIWMDIFIDKDSEIEHEAFLTTWLSIFVFPHKSKLVKTSLFPIVIHLARGNPIALAPAVLASIYKDLNLLKKTIVDLKKYHPVGGERFPLEVTLASPFYLVQIWVWERFKKLQPQPQTMMINHGEPLLFRWHRAKAPKINTVRLAIDSGISDFLWRPYVKYADKCGKFYRNDDILVPFKNVLVDRQMLSFVICMRVSELVGFDSIEQYLPHRVAMQFGMDQDVPSYVPRFNETKDIAWKNYYRPISDENLNFPLRFFEAGVTARYARWWKQSVLEHGDIVKKIVQRKRSASSRKHRTHVGKANRSDSDIGAPPGFPLNLLDSITFGNFCYDGSKTKTRKVDDLYADVPYETQGESQSKSISIRKKVSSSHDMAAHIEAQETVREEARDDEVMVFLKEQNLKNQKELAILGRQQEEMLRLMALRDKRDEELRELLTSFLRNQQPPPQTS, encoded by the coding sequence ATGGATGAAGATACTATCATGGAGGTGAGGGAAGATTTCATGCTATCGCCTACTGCTGATAGTAAACCAACTTTCAGAAAAGCACATTTtctcaaaccaatttcaaacTCCATTGATGAACAACCTCCTTTTAAGTTTAACCcattttcatcattttcatcttCTGTTTCTCAACCAATGGAATGGCCTTTGACAATCCGTTTTAATGGGTGGCGTTCTCCACAAACGAAATGGTTTAGGTGGGTTGATCAACTTAAGCTCAAACATGAATCGCTTTGGAAGAAAGTTGGCATCTTTGAAGCTATAATGAGCACCAGGTGCCGCATAAACAAAAGTCAAGACTTGCTTTATGGGGTTGTTGAGAAATGGTGTTGCGAGACAAATACATTTGTGTTTCCATTTGGTGAAGCAACTATCACTTTGGAGGATATCATGCTTTTAGGAGGTTACCCTGTTCTTGGTGACCCTGTTTTCATCTCACTTGAAGATCAACAAATGAAAGAGATTGAAGAGAAGCTTGACATTGCAAGAAAGGAACTTTCTAAGAGTAAAACAGGTAAGGCTAGAGCATCAATTTGGATGGATATTTTCATTGATAAAGATAGTGAAATTGAACATGAAGCATTCCTTACTACTTGGTTATCCATTTTTGTTTTTCCACATAAAAGCAAATTGGTGAAAACTTCTTTGTTTCCTATTGTTATTCATCTCGCGAGAGGGAATCCTATTGCTTTGGCTCCCGCTGTTTTGGCTAGCATTTATAAGGATTTAAATTTGCTTAAGAAAACAATAGTTGATTTGAAAAAATATCATCCTGTTGGTGGTGAAAGGTTTCCCTTAGAAGTCACTCTCGCATCACCCTTTTACTTGGTTCAAATTTGGGTTTGGGAGAGATTCAAAAAGTTACAACCACAACCACAAACCATGATGATCAATCACGGAGAGCCTTTATTGTTTAGGTGGCATAGGGCTAAGGCTCCGAAAATAAACACTGTTAGGTTGGCAATAGACTCCGGTATCAGTGATTTTCTTTGGCGTCCATATGTTAAATATGCTGATAAGTGTGGAAAGTTTTATCGAAATGATGATATTTTGGTACCATTTAAGAATGTTTTGGTGGATAGACAAATGCTTTCATTTGTTATATGCATGAGAGTTTCTGAGCTGGTTGGATTTGACTCTATAGAGCAGTATCTTCCACATAGAGTTGCTATGCAATTTGGAATGGATCAAGATGTTCCAAGTTATGTGCCTAGATTCAATGAGACTAAAGACATCGCTTGGAAGAACTATTATAGGCCTATATCCgatgaaaatttgaattttccaTTACGATTTTTTGAGGCAGGTGTTACCGCCCGTTATGCAAGGTGGTGGAAGCAGTCTGTATTGGAGCACGGCGATATTGTTAAGAAAATTGTGCAGCGGAAGAGAAGTGCAAGTTCAAGGAAACATAGAACTCATGTAGGAAAAGCCAACAGAAGTGATAGTGATATTGGTGCTCCACCTGGTTTTCCTCTCAATCTACTTGACTCAATTACTTTTGGAAATTTTTGCTATGATGGTTCAAAAACTAAAACTAGGAAGGTTGATGATTTGTATGCTGATGTTCCTTATGAAACTCAAGGTGAAAGTCAAAGCAAAAGCATTTCTATCAGAAAAAAAGTCTCCTCTTCTCATGATATGGCTGCTCATATAGAAGCTCAAGAAACCGTCCGAGAAGAAGCGAGAGATGATGAAGTTATGGTTTTTTTAAAAGAGCAAAACTTGAAGAATCAAAAGGAACTCGCGATTCTGGGGAGGCAACAGGAAGAGATGTTACGGTTAATGGCTTTGAGGGACAAGAGAGATGAAGAGTTGAGGGAACTACTCACTAGTTTTCTAAGGAATCAACAACCACCACCACAGACATCTTAA